From Saimiri boliviensis isolate mSaiBol1 chromosome 9, mSaiBol1.pri, whole genome shotgun sequence, a single genomic window includes:
- the VPS16 gene encoding vacuolar protein sorting-associated protein 16 homolog isoform X2, whose protein sequence is MDCYTANWNPLGDSAFYRKYELYSMDWDLKEELRDCLVAAAPYGGPVALLRNPWRKEKAASVRPVLDIYSASGMPLASLLWKSGPVVSLGWSAEEELLCVQEDGAVLVYGLHGDFRRHFSMGNEVLQNRVLDARIFHTEFGSGVAILTGAHRFTLSANVGDLKLRRMPEVPGLQSAPSCWTVLCQDRVAHILLAVGPDLYLLDHAACSAVTPPGLAPGVSSFLQMAVSFTYRHLALFTDTGYIWMGTASLKEKLCEFNCNIRAAPKQMVWCSRPRSKEKAVVVAWERRLMVVGDAPESIQFVLDEDSYLVPELDGVRIFSRSTHEFLHEVPAASEEIFKIASMAPGALLLEAQKEYEKESQKADEYLREIQELGQLTQAVQQCIEAAGHEHQPDMQKSLLRAASFGKCFLDRFPPDSFVRMCQDLRVLNAVRDYHIGIPLTYSQYKQLTIQVLLDRLVLRRLYPLAIQICEYLRLPEVQGVSRILAHWACYKVQQKDVSDEDVARAINQKLGDTPGVSYSDIAARAYGCGRTELAIKLLEYEPRSGEQVPLLLKMKRSKLALSKAIESGDTDLVFTVLLHLKNELNRGDFFMTLRNQPMALSLYRQFCKHQELETLKDLYNQDDNHQELGSFHIRASYAAEERIEGRVAALQTAADAFYKAKNEFAAKATEDQMRLLRLQRRLEDELGGQFLDLSLHDTVTTLILGGHNKRAEQLARDFRIPDKRLWWLKLTALADLEDWEELEKFSKSKKSPIGYLPFVEICIKQHNKYEAKKYASRVGPEQKVKALLLVGDVAQAADVAIEHRNEAELSLVLSHCTGATDGATADKIQRARAQAQKK, encoded by the exons GAAATATGAGCTGTACAGCATGGACTGGGACCTGAAGGAAGAACTCAGGGATTGCCTGGTGGCTGCTGCACCCTATGGGGGCCCCGTTG CACTGCTGAGGAACCCCTGGCGGAAGGAGAAAGCTGCCAGTGTAAGGCCAGTGCTCGATATATACTCTGCTTCTGGCATGCCTCTGGCCAGCCTGCTG TGGAAGAGTGGACCCGTGGTGTCCCTGGGCTGGTCTGCTGAGGAGGAGCTGCTCTGTGTGCAGGAAGATGGTGCTGTACTGGTTTATGGGCTTCATGGTGACTTCCGGAgacacttcagcatgggcaat GAAGTACTCCAGAACCGGGTTCTGGATGCCCGGATCTTTCACACTGAATTTGGTTCTGGAGTGGCCATCCTCACAGGGGCCCACCGCTTCACCCTCAGTGCCAATGTGGGTGACCTCAAACTCCGCCGGATGCCAGAGGTGCCAG GTCTGCAAAGTGCACCTTCCTGCTGGACTGTGCTATGCCAGGACCGAGTGGCACACATTCTTCTCGCTGTGGGGCCTGATCTATACCTCCTGGACCATGCAGCCTGCTCTGCAGTG ACACCCCCTGGCCTGGCCCCAGGAGTAAGCAGCTTCCTACAGATGGCTGTCTCCTTCACCTACCGACACCTGGCACTCTTTACAGACACAGGCTACATCTGGATGGGGACAGCATCACTCAAG GAGAAGCTGTGTGAGTTCAACTGCAACATCCGGGCAGCTCCAAAGCAGATGGTCTG GTGTAGCCGTCCTCGTAGCAAGGAGAAGGCTGTAGTGGTGGCCTGGGAGAGGCGGCTGATGGTGGTGGGCGATGCACCCGAGAGCATCCA GTTTGTGCTGGACGAGGACTCCTACCTGGTGCCTGAGCTCGATGGTGTCCGCATCTTCTCCCGCAGCACCCACGAGTTCCTGCACGAGGTTCCAG CGGCCAGCGAGGAGATCTTCAAAATTGCCTCAATGGCCCCTGGGGCACTGCTCCTAGAGGCTCAGAAGGAGTATGAG AAAGAGAGCCAGAAGGCGGATGAGTACCTGAGGGAGATCCAGGAGCTGGGCCAGCTGACCCAGGCCGTGCAGCAGTGCATTGAGGCTGCAGGACATGAGCACCAGCCAGACATGCAGAAGAGTCTGCTCAGG GCCGCCTCCTTTGGAAAGTGCTTCCTGGACAGATTTCCACCAGACAGCTTCGTGCGCATGTGTCAAGACCTGCGTGTGCTCAATGCCGTTCGGGACTATCACATTGGGATCCCACTCACCTATAGCCA ATACAAGCAGCTCACCATCCAGGTGCTGCTGGACAG GCTTGTGTTGCGGAGACTTTACCCCCTGGCCATCCAGATATGCGAGTACTTGCGCCTTCCTGAAGTACAGGGTGTCAGCAGGATCCTGGCCCATTGGGCCTGCTACAAG GTACAACAGAAGGATGTCTCAGATGAGGATGTGGCTCGAGCTATTAACCAGAAGCTGGGGGACACGCCTGGTGTCTCTTACTCTGACATTGCTGCACGAGCCTATGGCTGTGGCCGCACGGAGCTGGCCATCAAG CTGCTGGAGTATGAGCCACGCTCAGGGGAGCAGGTACCCCTTCTCCTAAAGATGAAGAGGAGCAAACTGGCACTAAGCAAGGCCATCGAGAGCGGGGACACTGACCTGG TGTTCACGGTGTTGCTGCACCTGAAGAATGAGCTGAACCGAGGAGATTTTTTCATGACTCTTCGGAATCAGCCCATGGCCCTGAGTTTGTACCGACAG TTCTGTAAGCATCAGGAGCTAGAGACGCTGAAGGACCTTTACAATCAGGATGACAATCACCAGGAATTGGGCAGCTTCCACATCCGAGCCAGCTATGCTGCAGAAGAG CGGATTGAGGGCCGAGTAGCAGCTCTTCAGACAGCCGCCGATGCCTTCTACAAGGCCAAGAATGAGTTTGCAGCCAAG GCTACAGAGGATCAAATGCGGCTCCTTCGGCTGCAGCGACGCCTAGAAGATGAGCTGGGTGGCCAGTTCCTAGACCTCTCTCTACATGACACTGTTACCACCCTCATTCTTGGCGGTCACAACAAGCGTGCAGAGCAGCTGGCACGTGACTTCCGCATCCCTGACAAGAG GCTCTGGTGGCTGAAGCTGACTGCCCTAGCAGATTTGGAAGACTGGGAAGAGCTAGAGAAGTTTTCCAAGAGCAAGAAATCACCCATTGGCTACCTG CCTTTTGTGGAGATCTGCATCAAACAACATAACAAATATGAAGCCAAGAAGTATGCTTCCCGTGTGGGTCCTGAGCAGAAGGTCAAGGCTTTGCTTCTTGTTGG TGATGTGGCTCAGGCTGCAGACGTGGCCATTGAACACCGGAACGAGGCTGAGCTGAGCCTCGTATTGTCCCACTGCACAGGAGCCACAGATGGGGCCACGGCTGATAAGATTCAACGGGCCAGGGCACAAGCCCAGAAGAAGTGA
- the VPS16 gene encoding vacuolar protein sorting-associated protein 16 homolog isoform X3 translates to MGAPLACFTWGGPGEPGHEACFTCALLRNPWRKEKAASVRPVLDIYSASGMPLASLLWKSGPVVSLGWSAEEELLCVQEDGAVLVYGLHGDFRRHFSMGNEVLQNRVLDARIFHTEFGSGVAILTGAHRFTLSANVGDLKLRRMPEVPGLQSAPSCWTVLCQDRVAHILLAVGPDLYLLDHAACSAVTPPGLAPGVSSFLQMAVSFTYRHLALFTDTGYIWMGTASLKEKLCEFNCNIRAAPKQMVWCSRPRSKEKAVVVAWERRLMVVGDAPESIQFVLDEDSYLVPELDGVRIFSRSTHEFLHEVPAASEEIFKIASMAPGALLLEAQKEYEKESQKADEYLREIQELGQLTQAVQQCIEAAGHEHQPDMQKSLLRAASFGKCFLDRFPPDSFVRMCQDLRVLNAVRDYHIGIPLTYSQYKQLTIQVLLDRLVLRRLYPLAIQICEYLRLPEVQGVSRILAHWACYKVQQKDVSDEDVARAINQKLGDTPGVSYSDIAARAYGCGRTELAIKLLEYEPRSGEQVPLLLKMKRSKLALSKAIESGDTDLVFTVLLHLKNELNRGDFFMTLRNQPMALSLYRQFCKHQELETLKDLYNQDDNHQELGSFHIRASYAAEERIEGRVAALQTAADAFYKAKNEFAAKATEDQMRLLRLQRRLEDELGGQFLDLSLHDTVTTLILGGHNKRAEQLARDFRIPDKRLWWLKLTALADLEDWEELEKFSKSKKSPIGYLPFVEICIKQHNKYEAKKYASRVGPEQKVKALLLVGDVAQAADVAIEHRNEAELSLVLSHCTGATDGATADKIQRARAQAQKK, encoded by the exons ATGGGGGCCCCGTTG GCCTGCTTCACATGGGGTGGGCCTGGGGAGCCAGGACATGAGGCCTGCTTTACATGTG CACTGCTGAGGAACCCCTGGCGGAAGGAGAAAGCTGCCAGTGTAAGGCCAGTGCTCGATATATACTCTGCTTCTGGCATGCCTCTGGCCAGCCTGCTG TGGAAGAGTGGACCCGTGGTGTCCCTGGGCTGGTCTGCTGAGGAGGAGCTGCTCTGTGTGCAGGAAGATGGTGCTGTACTGGTTTATGGGCTTCATGGTGACTTCCGGAgacacttcagcatgggcaat GAAGTACTCCAGAACCGGGTTCTGGATGCCCGGATCTTTCACACTGAATTTGGTTCTGGAGTGGCCATCCTCACAGGGGCCCACCGCTTCACCCTCAGTGCCAATGTGGGTGACCTCAAACTCCGCCGGATGCCAGAGGTGCCAG GTCTGCAAAGTGCACCTTCCTGCTGGACTGTGCTATGCCAGGACCGAGTGGCACACATTCTTCTCGCTGTGGGGCCTGATCTATACCTCCTGGACCATGCAGCCTGCTCTGCAGTG ACACCCCCTGGCCTGGCCCCAGGAGTAAGCAGCTTCCTACAGATGGCTGTCTCCTTCACCTACCGACACCTGGCACTCTTTACAGACACAGGCTACATCTGGATGGGGACAGCATCACTCAAG GAGAAGCTGTGTGAGTTCAACTGCAACATCCGGGCAGCTCCAAAGCAGATGGTCTG GTGTAGCCGTCCTCGTAGCAAGGAGAAGGCTGTAGTGGTGGCCTGGGAGAGGCGGCTGATGGTGGTGGGCGATGCACCCGAGAGCATCCA GTTTGTGCTGGACGAGGACTCCTACCTGGTGCCTGAGCTCGATGGTGTCCGCATCTTCTCCCGCAGCACCCACGAGTTCCTGCACGAGGTTCCAG CGGCCAGCGAGGAGATCTTCAAAATTGCCTCAATGGCCCCTGGGGCACTGCTCCTAGAGGCTCAGAAGGAGTATGAG AAAGAGAGCCAGAAGGCGGATGAGTACCTGAGGGAGATCCAGGAGCTGGGCCAGCTGACCCAGGCCGTGCAGCAGTGCATTGAGGCTGCAGGACATGAGCACCAGCCAGACATGCAGAAGAGTCTGCTCAGG GCCGCCTCCTTTGGAAAGTGCTTCCTGGACAGATTTCCACCAGACAGCTTCGTGCGCATGTGTCAAGACCTGCGTGTGCTCAATGCCGTTCGGGACTATCACATTGGGATCCCACTCACCTATAGCCA ATACAAGCAGCTCACCATCCAGGTGCTGCTGGACAG GCTTGTGTTGCGGAGACTTTACCCCCTGGCCATCCAGATATGCGAGTACTTGCGCCTTCCTGAAGTACAGGGTGTCAGCAGGATCCTGGCCCATTGGGCCTGCTACAAG GTACAACAGAAGGATGTCTCAGATGAGGATGTGGCTCGAGCTATTAACCAGAAGCTGGGGGACACGCCTGGTGTCTCTTACTCTGACATTGCTGCACGAGCCTATGGCTGTGGCCGCACGGAGCTGGCCATCAAG CTGCTGGAGTATGAGCCACGCTCAGGGGAGCAGGTACCCCTTCTCCTAAAGATGAAGAGGAGCAAACTGGCACTAAGCAAGGCCATCGAGAGCGGGGACACTGACCTGG TGTTCACGGTGTTGCTGCACCTGAAGAATGAGCTGAACCGAGGAGATTTTTTCATGACTCTTCGGAATCAGCCCATGGCCCTGAGTTTGTACCGACAG TTCTGTAAGCATCAGGAGCTAGAGACGCTGAAGGACCTTTACAATCAGGATGACAATCACCAGGAATTGGGCAGCTTCCACATCCGAGCCAGCTATGCTGCAGAAGAG CGGATTGAGGGCCGAGTAGCAGCTCTTCAGACAGCCGCCGATGCCTTCTACAAGGCCAAGAATGAGTTTGCAGCCAAG GCTACAGAGGATCAAATGCGGCTCCTTCGGCTGCAGCGACGCCTAGAAGATGAGCTGGGTGGCCAGTTCCTAGACCTCTCTCTACATGACACTGTTACCACCCTCATTCTTGGCGGTCACAACAAGCGTGCAGAGCAGCTGGCACGTGACTTCCGCATCCCTGACAAGAG GCTCTGGTGGCTGAAGCTGACTGCCCTAGCAGATTTGGAAGACTGGGAAGAGCTAGAGAAGTTTTCCAAGAGCAAGAAATCACCCATTGGCTACCTG CCTTTTGTGGAGATCTGCATCAAACAACATAACAAATATGAAGCCAAGAAGTATGCTTCCCGTGTGGGTCCTGAGCAGAAGGTCAAGGCTTTGCTTCTTGTTGG TGATGTGGCTCAGGCTGCAGACGTGGCCATTGAACACCGGAACGAGGCTGAGCTGAGCCTCGTATTGTCCCACTGCACAGGAGCCACAGATGGGGCCACGGCTGATAAGATTCAACGGGCCAGGGCACAAGCCCAGAAGAAGTGA
- the VPS16 gene encoding vacuolar protein sorting-associated protein 16 homolog isoform X1: protein MDCYTANWNPLGDSAFYRPSLPLSPRLECSGTISAHCNPCLSSLSDSHASASCKLGVQVPTSMPRKYELYSMDWDLKEELRDCLVAAAPYGGPVALLRNPWRKEKAASVRPVLDIYSASGMPLASLLWKSGPVVSLGWSAEEELLCVQEDGAVLVYGLHGDFRRHFSMGNEVLQNRVLDARIFHTEFGSGVAILTGAHRFTLSANVGDLKLRRMPEVPGLQSAPSCWTVLCQDRVAHILLAVGPDLYLLDHAACSAVTPPGLAPGVSSFLQMAVSFTYRHLALFTDTGYIWMGTASLKEKLCEFNCNIRAAPKQMVWCSRPRSKEKAVVVAWERRLMVVGDAPESIQFVLDEDSYLVPELDGVRIFSRSTHEFLHEVPAASEEIFKIASMAPGALLLEAQKEYEKESQKADEYLREIQELGQLTQAVQQCIEAAGHEHQPDMQKSLLRAASFGKCFLDRFPPDSFVRMCQDLRVLNAVRDYHIGIPLTYSQYKQLTIQVLLDRLVLRRLYPLAIQICEYLRLPEVQGVSRILAHWACYKVQQKDVSDEDVARAINQKLGDTPGVSYSDIAARAYGCGRTELAIKLLEYEPRSGEQVPLLLKMKRSKLALSKAIESGDTDLVFTVLLHLKNELNRGDFFMTLRNQPMALSLYRQFCKHQELETLKDLYNQDDNHQELGSFHIRASYAAEERIEGRVAALQTAADAFYKAKNEFAAKATEDQMRLLRLQRRLEDELGGQFLDLSLHDTVTTLILGGHNKRAEQLARDFRIPDKRLWWLKLTALADLEDWEELEKFSKSKKSPIGYLPFVEICIKQHNKYEAKKYASRVGPEQKVKALLLVGDVAQAADVAIEHRNEAELSLVLSHCTGATDGATADKIQRARAQAQKK, encoded by the exons accgagtctcccactgtcgcccaggctggagtgtagtggcacaatctcagctcactgcaacccctgcctctcaagtttaagtgattctcatgcctcagcctcctgcaagctgggagtacaggtgcccacctccatgcccag GAAATATGAGCTGTACAGCATGGACTGGGACCTGAAGGAAGAACTCAGGGATTGCCTGGTGGCTGCTGCACCCTATGGGGGCCCCGTTG CACTGCTGAGGAACCCCTGGCGGAAGGAGAAAGCTGCCAGTGTAAGGCCAGTGCTCGATATATACTCTGCTTCTGGCATGCCTCTGGCCAGCCTGCTG TGGAAGAGTGGACCCGTGGTGTCCCTGGGCTGGTCTGCTGAGGAGGAGCTGCTCTGTGTGCAGGAAGATGGTGCTGTACTGGTTTATGGGCTTCATGGTGACTTCCGGAgacacttcagcatgggcaat GAAGTACTCCAGAACCGGGTTCTGGATGCCCGGATCTTTCACACTGAATTTGGTTCTGGAGTGGCCATCCTCACAGGGGCCCACCGCTTCACCCTCAGTGCCAATGTGGGTGACCTCAAACTCCGCCGGATGCCAGAGGTGCCAG GTCTGCAAAGTGCACCTTCCTGCTGGACTGTGCTATGCCAGGACCGAGTGGCACACATTCTTCTCGCTGTGGGGCCTGATCTATACCTCCTGGACCATGCAGCCTGCTCTGCAGTG ACACCCCCTGGCCTGGCCCCAGGAGTAAGCAGCTTCCTACAGATGGCTGTCTCCTTCACCTACCGACACCTGGCACTCTTTACAGACACAGGCTACATCTGGATGGGGACAGCATCACTCAAG GAGAAGCTGTGTGAGTTCAACTGCAACATCCGGGCAGCTCCAAAGCAGATGGTCTG GTGTAGCCGTCCTCGTAGCAAGGAGAAGGCTGTAGTGGTGGCCTGGGAGAGGCGGCTGATGGTGGTGGGCGATGCACCCGAGAGCATCCA GTTTGTGCTGGACGAGGACTCCTACCTGGTGCCTGAGCTCGATGGTGTCCGCATCTTCTCCCGCAGCACCCACGAGTTCCTGCACGAGGTTCCAG CGGCCAGCGAGGAGATCTTCAAAATTGCCTCAATGGCCCCTGGGGCACTGCTCCTAGAGGCTCAGAAGGAGTATGAG AAAGAGAGCCAGAAGGCGGATGAGTACCTGAGGGAGATCCAGGAGCTGGGCCAGCTGACCCAGGCCGTGCAGCAGTGCATTGAGGCTGCAGGACATGAGCACCAGCCAGACATGCAGAAGAGTCTGCTCAGG GCCGCCTCCTTTGGAAAGTGCTTCCTGGACAGATTTCCACCAGACAGCTTCGTGCGCATGTGTCAAGACCTGCGTGTGCTCAATGCCGTTCGGGACTATCACATTGGGATCCCACTCACCTATAGCCA ATACAAGCAGCTCACCATCCAGGTGCTGCTGGACAG GCTTGTGTTGCGGAGACTTTACCCCCTGGCCATCCAGATATGCGAGTACTTGCGCCTTCCTGAAGTACAGGGTGTCAGCAGGATCCTGGCCCATTGGGCCTGCTACAAG GTACAACAGAAGGATGTCTCAGATGAGGATGTGGCTCGAGCTATTAACCAGAAGCTGGGGGACACGCCTGGTGTCTCTTACTCTGACATTGCTGCACGAGCCTATGGCTGTGGCCGCACGGAGCTGGCCATCAAG CTGCTGGAGTATGAGCCACGCTCAGGGGAGCAGGTACCCCTTCTCCTAAAGATGAAGAGGAGCAAACTGGCACTAAGCAAGGCCATCGAGAGCGGGGACACTGACCTGG TGTTCACGGTGTTGCTGCACCTGAAGAATGAGCTGAACCGAGGAGATTTTTTCATGACTCTTCGGAATCAGCCCATGGCCCTGAGTTTGTACCGACAG TTCTGTAAGCATCAGGAGCTAGAGACGCTGAAGGACCTTTACAATCAGGATGACAATCACCAGGAATTGGGCAGCTTCCACATCCGAGCCAGCTATGCTGCAGAAGAG CGGATTGAGGGCCGAGTAGCAGCTCTTCAGACAGCCGCCGATGCCTTCTACAAGGCCAAGAATGAGTTTGCAGCCAAG GCTACAGAGGATCAAATGCGGCTCCTTCGGCTGCAGCGACGCCTAGAAGATGAGCTGGGTGGCCAGTTCCTAGACCTCTCTCTACATGACACTGTTACCACCCTCATTCTTGGCGGTCACAACAAGCGTGCAGAGCAGCTGGCACGTGACTTCCGCATCCCTGACAAGAG GCTCTGGTGGCTGAAGCTGACTGCCCTAGCAGATTTGGAAGACTGGGAAGAGCTAGAGAAGTTTTCCAAGAGCAAGAAATCACCCATTGGCTACCTG CCTTTTGTGGAGATCTGCATCAAACAACATAACAAATATGAAGCCAAGAAGTATGCTTCCCGTGTGGGTCCTGAGCAGAAGGTCAAGGCTTTGCTTCTTGTTGG TGATGTGGCTCAGGCTGCAGACGTGGCCATTGAACACCGGAACGAGGCTGAGCTGAGCCTCGTATTGTCCCACTGCACAGGAGCCACAGATGGGGCCACGGCTGATAAGATTCAACGGGCCAGGGCACAAGCCCAGAAGAAGTGA
- the VPS16 gene encoding vacuolar protein sorting-associated protein 16 homolog isoform X4, with protein MGAPLWKSGPVVSLGWSAEEELLCVQEDGAVLVYGLHGDFRRHFSMGNEVLQNRVLDARIFHTEFGSGVAILTGAHRFTLSANVGDLKLRRMPEVPGLQSAPSCWTVLCQDRVAHILLAVGPDLYLLDHAACSAVTPPGLAPGVSSFLQMAVSFTYRHLALFTDTGYIWMGTASLKEKLCEFNCNIRAAPKQMVWCSRPRSKEKAVVVAWERRLMVVGDAPESIQFVLDEDSYLVPELDGVRIFSRSTHEFLHEVPAASEEIFKIASMAPGALLLEAQKEYEKESQKADEYLREIQELGQLTQAVQQCIEAAGHEHQPDMQKSLLRAASFGKCFLDRFPPDSFVRMCQDLRVLNAVRDYHIGIPLTYSQYKQLTIQVLLDRLVLRRLYPLAIQICEYLRLPEVQGVSRILAHWACYKVQQKDVSDEDVARAINQKLGDTPGVSYSDIAARAYGCGRTELAIKLLEYEPRSGEQVPLLLKMKRSKLALSKAIESGDTDLVFTVLLHLKNELNRGDFFMTLRNQPMALSLYRQFCKHQELETLKDLYNQDDNHQELGSFHIRASYAAEERIEGRVAALQTAADAFYKAKNEFAAKATEDQMRLLRLQRRLEDELGGQFLDLSLHDTVTTLILGGHNKRAEQLARDFRIPDKRLWWLKLTALADLEDWEELEKFSKSKKSPIGYLPFVEICIKQHNKYEAKKYASRVGPEQKVKALLLVGDVAQAADVAIEHRNEAELSLVLSHCTGATDGATADKIQRARAQAQKK; from the exons ATGGGGGCCCCGTTG TGGAAGAGTGGACCCGTGGTGTCCCTGGGCTGGTCTGCTGAGGAGGAGCTGCTCTGTGTGCAGGAAGATGGTGCTGTACTGGTTTATGGGCTTCATGGTGACTTCCGGAgacacttcagcatgggcaat GAAGTACTCCAGAACCGGGTTCTGGATGCCCGGATCTTTCACACTGAATTTGGTTCTGGAGTGGCCATCCTCACAGGGGCCCACCGCTTCACCCTCAGTGCCAATGTGGGTGACCTCAAACTCCGCCGGATGCCAGAGGTGCCAG GTCTGCAAAGTGCACCTTCCTGCTGGACTGTGCTATGCCAGGACCGAGTGGCACACATTCTTCTCGCTGTGGGGCCTGATCTATACCTCCTGGACCATGCAGCCTGCTCTGCAGTG ACACCCCCTGGCCTGGCCCCAGGAGTAAGCAGCTTCCTACAGATGGCTGTCTCCTTCACCTACCGACACCTGGCACTCTTTACAGACACAGGCTACATCTGGATGGGGACAGCATCACTCAAG GAGAAGCTGTGTGAGTTCAACTGCAACATCCGGGCAGCTCCAAAGCAGATGGTCTG GTGTAGCCGTCCTCGTAGCAAGGAGAAGGCTGTAGTGGTGGCCTGGGAGAGGCGGCTGATGGTGGTGGGCGATGCACCCGAGAGCATCCA GTTTGTGCTGGACGAGGACTCCTACCTGGTGCCTGAGCTCGATGGTGTCCGCATCTTCTCCCGCAGCACCCACGAGTTCCTGCACGAGGTTCCAG CGGCCAGCGAGGAGATCTTCAAAATTGCCTCAATGGCCCCTGGGGCACTGCTCCTAGAGGCTCAGAAGGAGTATGAG AAAGAGAGCCAGAAGGCGGATGAGTACCTGAGGGAGATCCAGGAGCTGGGCCAGCTGACCCAGGCCGTGCAGCAGTGCATTGAGGCTGCAGGACATGAGCACCAGCCAGACATGCAGAAGAGTCTGCTCAGG GCCGCCTCCTTTGGAAAGTGCTTCCTGGACAGATTTCCACCAGACAGCTTCGTGCGCATGTGTCAAGACCTGCGTGTGCTCAATGCCGTTCGGGACTATCACATTGGGATCCCACTCACCTATAGCCA ATACAAGCAGCTCACCATCCAGGTGCTGCTGGACAG GCTTGTGTTGCGGAGACTTTACCCCCTGGCCATCCAGATATGCGAGTACTTGCGCCTTCCTGAAGTACAGGGTGTCAGCAGGATCCTGGCCCATTGGGCCTGCTACAAG GTACAACAGAAGGATGTCTCAGATGAGGATGTGGCTCGAGCTATTAACCAGAAGCTGGGGGACACGCCTGGTGTCTCTTACTCTGACATTGCTGCACGAGCCTATGGCTGTGGCCGCACGGAGCTGGCCATCAAG CTGCTGGAGTATGAGCCACGCTCAGGGGAGCAGGTACCCCTTCTCCTAAAGATGAAGAGGAGCAAACTGGCACTAAGCAAGGCCATCGAGAGCGGGGACACTGACCTGG TGTTCACGGTGTTGCTGCACCTGAAGAATGAGCTGAACCGAGGAGATTTTTTCATGACTCTTCGGAATCAGCCCATGGCCCTGAGTTTGTACCGACAG TTCTGTAAGCATCAGGAGCTAGAGACGCTGAAGGACCTTTACAATCAGGATGACAATCACCAGGAATTGGGCAGCTTCCACATCCGAGCCAGCTATGCTGCAGAAGAG CGGATTGAGGGCCGAGTAGCAGCTCTTCAGACAGCCGCCGATGCCTTCTACAAGGCCAAGAATGAGTTTGCAGCCAAG GCTACAGAGGATCAAATGCGGCTCCTTCGGCTGCAGCGACGCCTAGAAGATGAGCTGGGTGGCCAGTTCCTAGACCTCTCTCTACATGACACTGTTACCACCCTCATTCTTGGCGGTCACAACAAGCGTGCAGAGCAGCTGGCACGTGACTTCCGCATCCCTGACAAGAG GCTCTGGTGGCTGAAGCTGACTGCCCTAGCAGATTTGGAAGACTGGGAAGAGCTAGAGAAGTTTTCCAAGAGCAAGAAATCACCCATTGGCTACCTG CCTTTTGTGGAGATCTGCATCAAACAACATAACAAATATGAAGCCAAGAAGTATGCTTCCCGTGTGGGTCCTGAGCAGAAGGTCAAGGCTTTGCTTCTTGTTGG TGATGTGGCTCAGGCTGCAGACGTGGCCATTGAACACCGGAACGAGGCTGAGCTGAGCCTCGTATTGTCCCACTGCACAGGAGCCACAGATGGGGCCACGGCTGATAAGATTCAACGGGCCAGGGCACAAGCCCAGAAGAAGTGA